From Quercus lobata isolate SW786 chromosome 1, ValleyOak3.0 Primary Assembly, whole genome shotgun sequence, one genomic window encodes:
- the LOC115989560 gene encoding nudC domain-containing protein 2 produces the protein MAEKLAPEKRHSFIHNGVKVFEWDQTLEEVNMYINLPPNVHSKQFYCKIQSKHLELGIKGNPPYLNHELASPVKTDSSFWTLEDDIMHITLQKRDKGQTWASPILGQGQLDPHASDLEQKRLMLQRFQEENPGFDFSQAQFTGNCPDPRTFMGGICTD, from the exons atggcggAGAAATTGGCACCAGAGAAGCGACACAGCTTCATCCACAacg GTGTGAAGGTGTTCGAATGGGACCAGACTTTGGAAGAAGTGAACATGTACATCAATCTTCCACCAAACGTTCATTCCAAGCAATTCTATTGCAAGATTCAGTCCAAGCACCTCGAACTCGGCATCAAAGGAAACCCTCCCTACCTCAAT CACGAGCTCGCATCTCCCGTTAAGACCGACTCTTCTTTCTGGACCCTTg AGGATGATATAATGCACATAACACTGCAGAAGAGAGATAAAGGTCAGACCTGGGCTTCACCCATATTGGGTCAGGGTCAGCTAGATCCTCATGCTTCCGATCTTGAACAGAAGCGCCTCATGCTCCAGAGATTTCAAGAAGAG AACCCGGGTTTTGACTTCTCACAAGCTCAATTTACTGGGAACTGTCCTGATCCACGGACCTTTATGGGTGGGATATGCACTGATTAA